CGAGATGCGCTCGCCGGCGCTGATCACGGCGTCGAGCGAACGCGGCGAGCATTCGCGGGTGAGTTCGATGCCGGAGAGCGTGCGTTCGACGGGCATGAGCACTTCGTCGAGGTCGGCCTTGAACGCGCGCAAGCCGTGCGCGGTGAGCACCGGGCGCGCGATGGTCGTGGCGAGTTCGCGCACGCGGCCGAGTTCGCTGCGGGCCTGCGTGATCTCGCCGTCGGCGGCGGAGCGCGCGGCGAGGATGAGCCAGTCCGTCGTGTCGCCGGGCGCGGAGACGACGACCGCCACCGGTTTCGGCGCGGCGGCGATGAGATCCAACACGCGCGGCAGGCGGCCGAGTGTGCCGACGGACGAGCCGCCGAATTTGTAGATCTGCCAGGAGCTCATGGGTTCAAAGGGTCAGCGCGCGGCGCACGAGTTTTTCCAACTGCGTCCACTCGAGGAGAAACGCGTCGTGGCCGTGCGGGCTGCGCAACGTGGCGCGAGCGACTTTCGTGCCGTTCGCGCGCAGCTGCTGCGCGAGCAGCTCGGATTGCGCGGGCGTGAAGAGCTGGTCGGTGTCGACGTCGACGACGAGCGCGGGCGCCTTGATGCGCGCGAGCGCCGGGCCGCGCGTGCCGGGCAGCGGCGCGGTGAGGTCGTGGCAATCCATCGCGTCGAGCTGCGACTCGTAACATTGCGCGGTGAAGCGGCCGTGGAGCTTCTTGCCGTGGTGCTCGAGGTAGCTGCCGATGGTGCGGGCCGTCTGTTTTTGCGCGAGGCCGGGCTCGGCGCGGTAAGTGAGCATCGCAATCTGGCGTGCGACCTCGAGGCCGCGCGCGGCGTGATGCGGATAACCGGGATCGACGCGCAACGCGGCACGCGCGACGTGATTCCAGCCGACCGTCCACGGCGTCGCCGTTGCGCTGGTGGCGATCGGCATGAGCCGGGCAAAGCGCTGCGGATCGCGTGCGCCGAGCGCGAGCACGACCATGCCGCCGAGCGAGCCGCCGGCGACGAGTTCGACGCGTTTCAGGCCGAGCGCGTCGAGTCCCTGCAGAATGGCGCCGGCGAGATCGACGCTCGTGAGCTGCGTCTTGCGGGACTTCGGCCAGCCCGGCATGCCCGGCGCGCTGCTGCCGTAGAACGACCCGAGGTTGTTGAAACAGAGGATGCGATGCTTCGTGGGATCGAGCACGCGGCCCTCGCCGATCAAGGGCTCCCACCAGCCGTCTTCGCCGCCGACTTGGGCGCTGCCGGTGAGAGCGTGCACGAGCAGCACGGTCGGCACGTCGGCCAGCGGCTCGGCCGGCGTGTCGCCCTCACGGCTCCACCACCACGCCGCGATGCGATGCCGGCGCACGACTCCGCCGCGCGCCAGCCGGAGATCCGGCAGCGCGAGGATGAAGTGCTGCGGCGCTGCGGCAGGACATCGAGTGGCCATGGCGGAGGAGCGCACCAAACGCGAGGCCCCGTCTCAACGCCCCACCAAGTCATAGCCCTACGTCTTTCGGCTCATTCGCGATATGACATGGAATCAAGCCCCGGTGACCGGTCCGCGTGTTGCGGCGTCGCGCGGGCTGCGCGCCAATCGCCGCATGTCCGTTTTTCGCCCTCTGCCGCTCGGCACGCCCATTCCCGGCTCATTGCACTCTGTCTCGTGCAGCCTGCCGACGATGGCGGACGTGATCGGCTACGAGGAGCGCGACGCGCGCGTGATCGAGGCGATGCGCGCGGGCTATCCGCGCTTCGCAGTGCATCCGCTGGTGCAGGAGCTCACGCGCCTGCTCGCGACGGACTTGGCGAAACCCGGCGAACAAGTCTGGCCCGTCCTCAACGCCCGCGCTGCCGCCGCGCTCGTCGCGCAACTCGGCGCGGACCGCGCGCGCGCCACGGCGCATGGCGGCGTCGCGGTGGTATTACACGCCGCCGAGCCCGACCTCGCGGCGCGCGCCAAGCTCTGGCTCCAGCACACAGGCGGGCTGCTCAGCTCGCGCGGCGCCGAGGACGCGCTTGCGCGGCTCGGTC
This portion of the Opitutia bacterium genome encodes:
- a CDS encoding alpha/beta fold hydrolase, translated to MATRCPAAAPQHFILALPDLRLARGGVVRRHRIAAWWWSREGDTPAEPLADVPTVLLVHALTGSAQVGGEDGWWEPLIGEGRVLDPTKHRILCFNNLGSFYGSSAPGMPGWPKSRKTQLTSVDLAGAILQGLDALGLKRVELVAGGSLGGMVVLALGARDPQRFARLMPIATSATATPWTVGWNHVARAALRVDPGYPHHAARGLEVARQIAMLTYRAEPGLAQKQTARTIGSYLEHHGKKLHGRFTAQCYESQLDAMDCHDLTAPLPGTRGPALARIKAPALVVDVDTDQLFTPAQSELLAQQLRANGTKVARATLRSPHGHDAFLLEWTQLEKLVRRALTL